The Neobacillus sp. PS3-34 genome has a window encoding:
- a CDS encoding FbpB family small basic protein, protein MRNRTNKRISFSELMRKNKEELLKNAAELEKIERRIDNKYLSANKVLEGTK, encoded by the coding sequence ATGAGAAACAGAACCAATAAGAGAATTTCATTTTCGGAGTTAATGAGGAAGAACAAAGAAGAGCTGCTGAAGAATGCAGCGGAGCTTGAAAAGATTGAAAGGCGAATTGATAACAAATATTTGTCGGCCAATAAGGTCCTGGAGGGAACTAAATGA
- a CDS encoding polysaccharide deacetylase family protein, producing the protein MKKKIVKYMILFFAIILLLFGTYKLMNSRTFQLFGGLTDHVETNKKVIALTFDDGPSKNVDKLLPLLDKYNAKATFFLIGSDLKKHPEEGRKIAEAGHQIGNHTYSHNRMVFKTPSYIKEEIEKTDQLIRKTGFKGEIDFRPPNGKKLVGLPYYLKKHHRNTITWSLEPDTYYNSPSDKVTYVKKNMKLGAIILMHPMYDDTGKELKAIEGILQALTEEGYTFVTVNELKKL; encoded by the coding sequence ATGAAGAAAAAAATAGTAAAATATATGATCTTGTTTTTTGCCATTATCCTTCTATTATTCGGTACGTACAAATTAATGAACTCACGGACGTTCCAGTTATTTGGAGGGTTAACAGATCATGTCGAAACAAATAAAAAAGTAATTGCATTAACCTTTGATGACGGGCCATCAAAAAATGTAGACAAATTGCTTCCCCTTTTGGATAAATACAATGCCAAGGCTACCTTTTTCCTAATTGGGAGTGATCTGAAGAAACATCCTGAGGAAGGCCGGAAAATAGCTGAAGCAGGACACCAAATTGGCAACCATACGTATTCACATAACCGGATGGTATTCAAAACACCTTCCTATATTAAAGAAGAAATTGAAAAAACGGATCAATTAATCCGGAAAACTGGTTTTAAGGGAGAAATTGATTTTCGTCCGCCAAATGGAAAGAAGCTTGTAGGATTACCCTATTATCTAAAAAAACATCACAGGAATACTATAACATGGAGCCTTGAGCCGGATACTTACTACAACTCGCCTTCAGATAAAGTGACCTACGTAAAGAAAAATATGAAGCTTGGAGCTATTATATTGATGCATCCAATGTATGATGACACCGGTAAAGAACTGAAAGCCATTGAAGGAATTTTACAGGCTTTAACAGAGGAAGGGTATACGTTTGTTACCGTGAATGAGTTGAAGAAGTTATAA
- a CDS encoding ATP-binding cassette domain-containing protein: protein MIKVSNLSFSYQEGSSILSNINLEFDRSHTAIIGQNGAGKTTFAKMLKGLLKPYQGEILIGSQNVQNTTAAELAKVIGLVFQNPNDQIFKSNVLDEVLFGPLNLRIDKDIAKLNAMKALEMVGLRDKLDMNPHDLSLSEKKLLCIASVVAMDTDIIILDEPTIAQDHKGKEMIRSVIQSLKKQKKLVMTIIHDMEFVAENFDRTIVLNEGKVILDGDTRHVFSQKDILKQAHVEPPGITQLGEKLGYQETFLTVEELVEKQRKS from the coding sequence ATGATAAAAGTATCGAATCTATCCTTTTCATATCAGGAAGGGAGCTCCATTTTATCAAATATCAATCTCGAATTTGACCGGAGCCATACAGCGATTATTGGCCAGAACGGTGCAGGAAAAACAACCTTCGCCAAGATGCTTAAGGGTTTGTTGAAGCCTTATCAAGGTGAAATTTTAATTGGCAGTCAAAATGTACAAAATACAACTGCGGCCGAGCTGGCCAAAGTGATTGGATTGGTATTCCAAAATCCAAACGACCAGATTTTTAAAAGCAATGTGCTCGATGAAGTGTTGTTCGGACCGCTTAATTTAAGGATCGATAAAGATATAGCAAAGCTAAACGCAATGAAAGCACTGGAAATGGTCGGGCTACGTGATAAATTGGATATGAATCCCCATGACTTGAGCCTGTCGGAGAAAAAACTGCTATGTATTGCCTCTGTCGTGGCCATGGATACGGATATCATTATTCTGGATGAGCCAACCATCGCCCAGGATCATAAAGGCAAGGAAATGATTCGCAGCGTCATTCAAAGCTTGAAAAAACAGAAAAAGCTAGTTATGACCATTATTCACGACATGGAATTTGTGGCTGAAAACTTTGATAGGACGATTGTACTGAATGAAGGCAAGGTTATTCTCGATGGCGATACACGCCATGTTTTTTCCCAGAAGGACATCTTGAAACAGGCCCATGTGGAACCACCGGGGATTACGCAGCTGGGTGAAAAACTTGGGTATCAGGAGACGTTTTTAACTGTAGAGGAATTGGTAGAGAAGCAACGTAAATCTTAG
- a CDS encoding energy-coupling factor transporter transmembrane component T, giving the protein MKSISLYTERNSFVHDIDPITKLIYILFSILVPIILPSFTASILCLGLSLVLLLAGKVFRKTLPVFGFVLLILLTVIIIQGLFKPDNETALFQIGPFTMYKEGLLYALKITLRVFGIVGAFMVLVLTVKPSDLVESLVRKGLSPRIGYVISSVFQIIPEMMGTMSTITDAQRRRGMETEGKLIVRIRAFLPLLGPVVLGSLINTKERAMALEVRGFNSRTQKTYLYEEKRYAYSRFIQWGLLLLIAAAFVWRIFS; this is encoded by the coding sequence TTGAAATCGATTAGCTTATATACAGAAAGAAATTCTTTTGTCCATGATATTGACCCAATCACCAAGCTCATTTACATTCTTTTTTCCATATTGGTTCCTATCATTCTGCCATCATTCACGGCTTCCATACTCTGCTTGGGGCTAAGCCTTGTTCTACTTCTTGCGGGAAAAGTGTTCCGGAAAACACTGCCTGTCTTTGGGTTTGTTCTTCTCATCCTGCTGACCGTCATCATCATACAGGGATTATTCAAGCCTGATAATGAAACCGCCCTATTTCAAATTGGCCCGTTTACGATGTATAAGGAAGGGCTGCTGTATGCGTTGAAAATCACTCTGAGGGTGTTTGGCATTGTTGGTGCATTCATGGTGCTGGTCCTGACAGTAAAGCCGTCAGATTTGGTAGAATCCCTGGTACGCAAGGGATTGTCCCCGAGAATCGGTTATGTAATCAGCTCTGTTTTTCAAATCATTCCTGAAATGATGGGAACAATGAGCACGATTACGGATGCACAGCGGCGCAGGGGGATGGAGACAGAAGGGAAATTAATCGTTAGAATCAGGGCGTTTTTGCCGTTATTAGGACCGGTTGTTCTTGGTTCCCTTATCAATACGAAGGAACGAGCGATGGCACTGGAAGTAAGAGGCTTTAATTCCCGGACTCAAAAAACCTACCTTTATGAAGAAAAAAGATATGCATATAGCAGGTTCATTCAATGGGGACTACTACTTTTAATCGCAGCTGCGTTCGTTTGGAGGATATTTTCTTGA
- a CDS encoding undecaprenyldiphospho-muramoylpentapeptide beta-N-acetylglucosaminyltransferase, with amino-acid sequence MSKKTIVFTGGGSAGHVTPNIAIINEMDHSKWNINYIGSKNGIEKELIEKIHIPYYEISSGKLRRYIDFENVVDTFRVVKGCLEARRILKKIKPALIFSKGGFVSVPVIIAAKSLKIPILIHESDMTPGLANKISQRFATKIFTSFEETVKYFPTEKAVVIGSPIRNEILMGSKSKGMQLLGFDGRLPILTIMGGSLGAKKINDTVRSSLKPLLEKYRIVHLCGKGNKDETLMDVPGYKQFEYVHGELSDILAATDIVLTRGGSNAIFEFLALKIPMLIIPLSKKQSRGDQILNAKSFEEKGYSLTLEEEDLNIDSLASHLEQLIRNKEKFKKTMERSVQGNALRIILKHIEAR; translated from the coding sequence ATGTCCAAGAAAACAATTGTATTCACGGGTGGCGGTTCAGCGGGGCATGTTACACCTAATATTGCCATCATCAATGAAATGGACCATTCGAAATGGAATATAAATTACATAGGTTCTAAGAACGGAATTGAAAAAGAATTAATTGAAAAAATCCATATTCCTTATTATGAAATCTCAAGCGGAAAACTGCGGAGATATATAGATTTTGAAAATGTTGTAGATACCTTTAGAGTTGTTAAAGGGTGCCTGGAAGCCAGAAGAATTTTAAAAAAGATAAAACCTGCCTTGATTTTTTCAAAAGGAGGGTTTGTTTCAGTTCCAGTCATTATTGCAGCTAAATCATTAAAGATTCCTATATTGATTCATGAAAGTGATATGACTCCAGGGCTAGCGAATAAAATTTCACAGCGCTTTGCTACGAAAATCTTCACTTCATTTGAAGAAACGGTAAAGTATTTTCCCACCGAAAAAGCGGTGGTAATTGGTTCTCCGATTAGGAATGAAATTTTAATGGGCTCTAAATCTAAAGGAATGCAACTGCTTGGATTTGATGGAAGACTCCCGATACTAACGATAATGGGAGGGAGCCTCGGTGCCAAAAAGATTAATGACACGGTAAGGAGCTCATTAAAACCGCTTTTGGAAAAATATCGAATTGTTCATTTGTGCGGTAAAGGAAATAAGGATGAAACGTTAATGGATGTTCCAGGATATAAACAATTTGAATATGTTCACGGGGAGCTTTCCGATATTTTGGCCGCAACGGACATCGTATTAACGCGAGGCGGTTCAAATGCCATTTTTGAATTTCTGGCATTAAAAATCCCCATGCTAATTATCCCTTTAAGTAAAAAACAAAGTCGGGGAGACCAGATTCTAAACGCAAAGTCTTTTGAAGAAAAAGGTTATTCACTGACTCTGGAAGAGGAAGATTTAAATATCGATTCATTGGCCAGCCATCTTGAACAATTAATAAGAAATAAGGAAAAATTCAAGAAGACTATGGAAAGGTCAGTTCAAGGAAATGCATTGCGGATTATTTTGAAACACATAGAAGCACGTTAG
- a CDS encoding RQC-minor-1 family DNA-binding protein, with product MSKKVKRVSYTLDSSGIKSLADSEIKAILRGADELIMTGGRAMLAKILAGSKDKKVLELELDHCPVYGAFKGMTQKEVLARIDWMIQNHYLAIEYDYRLPVLTFTEKGWEIERETYATELLGEFIDAAYDEEYEFVDTLKERNRGMILLLLDKIAETGNKNLIVILDAWKSIECKKVKAKITEVLEVLEKSEHRPSKPRREDTSTLQAGQKWLTIPENIRKKLVRNVFCGSCVDTVQIEKYMIKETKHGLVLEGQCKTCGGKVARVID from the coding sequence ATGTCAAAAAAAGTGAAAAGAGTTTCATATACGCTTGATTCAAGTGGTATAAAGTCATTAGCCGACAGCGAAATTAAAGCTATATTACGCGGGGCCGATGAGCTGATTATGACCGGCGGCAGGGCAATGCTGGCTAAAATCTTGGCTGGTTCAAAGGATAAGAAGGTTTTAGAACTTGAGCTGGATCATTGCCCTGTTTATGGAGCTTTTAAGGGAATGACTCAGAAAGAGGTTCTAGCCCGAATTGATTGGATGATACAAAATCATTATCTTGCCATTGAGTATGATTATAGATTGCCCGTTCTAACCTTCACAGAAAAAGGCTGGGAAATCGAACGTGAAACCTATGCAACCGAGCTGCTTGGGGAGTTTATTGATGCTGCCTACGATGAGGAATATGAATTTGTTGATACACTCAAGGAACGAAATCGTGGCATGATCCTTCTGCTTCTGGATAAAATCGCTGAGACCGGCAATAAAAATTTAATTGTCATATTGGATGCATGGAAAAGTATCGAGTGCAAAAAGGTAAAGGCAAAAATTACCGAAGTGCTAGAAGTGTTGGAGAAATCAGAACATCGTCCGTCCAAACCAAGGCGGGAGGATACTAGTACCCTTCAGGCTGGGCAAAAATGGCTAACCATCCCTGAAAACATACGAAAAAAACTTGTAAGAAATGTTTTTTGCGGTTCATGCGTTGATACCGTCCAAATTGAAAAATATATGATAAAAGAAACCAAGCATGGTCTCGTCCTCGAAGGACAATGTAAAACTTGCGGCGGCAAAGTGGCAAGAGTGATTGACTAA
- a CDS encoding glycerol-3-phosphate acyltransferase codes for MAIFLYLIAAYFIGNFITGYFVIKLLGKKDIRAEGSGNPGARNAGRIHGKMAFVLTFLGDALKAALAVLAGRYLEFSANILLLGLAAVLIGHIKPVLFKFRGGMGIWPFIGGMLAFQPVTALVLIGGFGLFYPFTKSFTMAGLGAFIMIPVVFYFRRPSGSGNSSYDHADYDHFSSTYRGYKGEAL; via the coding sequence ATGGCCATCTTTTTGTATTTAATAGCAGCTTATTTTATTGGGAATTTTATAACTGGCTATTTTGTGATTAAGCTTTTGGGCAAAAAGGATATTCGCGCAGAGGGGAGCGGCAATCCAGGGGCAAGGAACGCAGGACGCATCCATGGGAAAATGGCTTTTGTGCTGACTTTTCTTGGTGATGCTTTAAAAGCGGCACTTGCCGTTTTAGCTGGAAGGTACCTCGAGTTTAGTGCTAATATCCTCCTGCTCGGACTGGCTGCAGTTCTTATTGGTCATATAAAACCTGTTTTATTTAAATTCCGGGGCGGGATGGGCATTTGGCCGTTCATCGGCGGGATGCTTGCGTTTCAGCCGGTTACAGCCCTGGTGCTGATTGGCGGGTTTGGACTTTTTTATCCATTTACAAAAAGTTTTACCATGGCAGGGCTGGGCGCCTTTATCATGATTCCTGTCGTCTTTTATTTTCGTAGGCCATCCGGCAGCGGCAATTCTTCTTACGATCATGCTGATTATGATCATTTTAGTAGTACATACAGAGGATATAAAGGAGAGGCTTTATAA
- a CDS encoding tetratricopeptide repeat protein: MEEFEGLADEMKIRLKQESNNTNLINDFAIALMESRDYEGALLQFKRAVKIKPNIQSLNNLGYFYYTEGEPTDDGHWKYEEKKAIEVLERAIELKPSSYFPYNLLGEIYTSNGNYKRAIELLLMAISIQPTIENLNNLGVCYYKKSMLKEAAGSFKKAYSARRKDNLSLHPLLGYGICIAKLGGRDEALKIAKELLIENEKLEDRFDRIEDQIAFIYYLTDEFNEFVSVYSKLNLAHYQVDWLPPYLYSLSKLGEVKKIDQLLESLIQHKEQEIEETFEDDDDWEPGRKEEYIGELRQDIDYLRSTKKEIFEGKRQVLEYEPNIEHACYLFGCRRHNHSHYHEQA; the protein is encoded by the coding sequence ATGGAAGAATTTGAAGGGCTTGCCGATGAAATGAAAATACGGTTAAAGCAAGAGTCTAATAATACTAATTTAATTAATGACTTTGCTATTGCTTTAATGGAGAGTAGAGATTACGAAGGAGCATTGCTGCAATTTAAACGAGCTGTGAAAATTAAGCCGAACATTCAGTCGTTAAATAATCTAGGGTACTTTTATTACACTGAAGGTGAACCAACTGATGATGGTCACTGGAAATATGAAGAAAAGAAAGCAATTGAAGTTTTAGAACGAGCTATTGAACTTAAGCCTTCATCTTATTTCCCTTATAACTTATTAGGAGAAATCTATACATCGAATGGAAACTATAAAAGAGCAATTGAGTTATTATTAATGGCGATTTCCATTCAGCCCACTATAGAAAATTTAAATAATCTTGGAGTTTGTTATTATAAAAAATCAATGCTAAAAGAAGCGGCCGGGAGCTTTAAGAAGGCATATTCGGCAAGAAGAAAGGATAATCTCAGTTTACATCCCTTACTCGGCTATGGGATTTGTATAGCAAAATTAGGTGGGAGAGATGAAGCTTTAAAAATTGCAAAGGAATTATTAATTGAAAACGAAAAATTGGAAGACAGATTTGATCGTATAGAGGACCAAATAGCGTTTATTTATTATCTGACGGATGAGTTTAATGAATTTGTTTCTGTGTATTCAAAATTAAACTTAGCCCACTATCAAGTGGACTGGCTGCCTCCATATCTTTATTCTCTTTCGAAGCTTGGAGAAGTAAAAAAGATTGACCAGCTTTTAGAGTCACTCATTCAGCATAAAGAACAGGAAATAGAGGAAACATTTGAAGATGATGATGACTGGGAACCGGGAAGAAAAGAAGAATACATAGGTGAATTAAGGCAGGATATTGATTACTTAAGAAGTACAAAAAAAGAAATATTTGAGGGAAAACGGCAGGTGCTGGAATATGAACCAAATATAGAACATGCATGTTATTTATTCGGATGCCGTCGGCACAATCATTCTCACTATCATGAACAGGCTTGA
- a CDS encoding DNA alkylation repair protein yields MTYEEIMKSLEELGSEQTKKTFIRHGANHSFFGVKVGDLKKLVKHVKKDHELALALYQSGNHDAMYLAGLSINPKLVTKETLQDWVKKAYWYMLAEYTVAGVAAESHYALELAREWMNSKNEMVATCGWSTYANYITITPDEELDMNEIEALLHQVESSIHNEKNRVRYVMNTFVICVGGYVIDLHDEAVRIAEQIGKVNVDVGNTACKVPLAADYIRKMEAKSKIGLKKKTCIC; encoded by the coding sequence ATGACATATGAGGAAATTATGAAAAGTCTAGAAGAGTTAGGTTCTGAGCAAACGAAAAAAACCTTTATCCGGCATGGAGCAAATCATTCATTTTTTGGTGTAAAGGTCGGTGACTTGAAAAAACTTGTCAAGCATGTGAAAAAGGATCATGAATTGGCGCTTGCACTTTATCAGTCTGGCAACCATGATGCCATGTATTTGGCGGGGCTCTCTATTAATCCGAAGCTTGTGACTAAGGAGACGCTTCAGGATTGGGTAAAGAAAGCATACTGGTACATGCTTGCCGAATATACAGTGGCTGGAGTGGCAGCGGAGAGCCATTATGCACTTGAGTTGGCCAGGGAGTGGATGAATTCGAAAAATGAGATGGTTGCAACATGCGGCTGGAGCACTTACGCGAATTACATTACGATCACGCCGGATGAAGAGCTCGACATGAACGAAATCGAGGCGCTCTTACATCAGGTGGAATCAAGCATTCACAATGAGAAAAACCGTGTTCGGTATGTAATGAATACTTTTGTCATCTGTGTTGGGGGATATGTGATAGATCTGCATGACGAAGCAGTGAGAATTGCTGAGCAGATAGGGAAGGTCAATGTTGATGTGGGCAACACCGCATGCAAAGTTCCGCTTGCAGCTGACTACATAAGAAAAATGGAAGCAAAATCAAAAATAGGATTAAAGAAAAAAACGTGCATTTGCTGA
- a CDS encoding TerC family protein, whose protein sequence is MELSILFEYGWVLLLLIAIEGLLAADNALVLAIMVKHLPEEARKKALFYGLVWAFIFRFGSLFAISYLVDVWQVQAIGALYLLFMATNHIFRKLVVKKVYDKEMEDEPKKKSGFWLTVLKIEIADIAFAVDSILAAVALAVVLPNTNLPQIGGLDGAKFLVIFAGGLIGVIIMRFAANFFVKLLQTKPGLEIAAFMIVGWVGVKLSVYTLSHQALGVLSEDFAHSLGWKITFYAVLILIALGGWFLSRDKEEITADGH, encoded by the coding sequence ATGGAATTATCAATTTTGTTTGAGTACGGATGGGTATTATTGTTATTAATTGCGATTGAGGGGCTTTTAGCTGCAGATAATGCGCTGGTTTTAGCCATTATGGTAAAGCATTTACCTGAAGAAGCCAGGAAAAAGGCTTTGTTTTATGGGCTAGTCTGGGCATTTATATTTCGCTTCGGGTCACTGTTCGCAATCTCGTATCTCGTTGATGTGTGGCAGGTACAAGCAATTGGGGCGCTATATCTTTTATTTATGGCAACTAACCACATTTTTAGAAAGCTTGTTGTTAAGAAAGTATACGATAAGGAAATGGAGGATGAACCAAAGAAGAAGTCTGGCTTTTGGCTGACTGTCCTTAAGATCGAGATTGCTGATATCGCTTTTGCTGTAGACTCCATTCTGGCCGCGGTTGCACTGGCGGTTGTACTGCCAAATACTAATTTGCCACAAATCGGAGGGCTGGACGGTGCGAAATTTCTTGTTATTTTTGCAGGGGGATTGATCGGAGTTATTATTATGCGATTTGCTGCTAATTTCTTTGTGAAATTGCTTCAAACAAAACCCGGACTGGAAATTGCCGCTTTTATGATTGTGGGCTGGGTAGGTGTGAAATTATCAGTTTATACGCTGTCGCATCAAGCTCTTGGTGTTCTTTCGGAGGATTTTGCACACTCTCTAGGTTGGAAAATCACCTTCTATGCCGTTCTGATTCTAATTGCATTGGGCGGCTGGTTCTTGTCAAGGGATAAAGAGGAAATTACTGCAGATGGGCATTAG
- a CDS encoding NUDIX domain-containing protein, with the protein MFYVNVEGAVFKEDKWLVIGRSLKEEHAGGMLSLVGGTVDHEGNSKDILERTLKRELDEEVGITIKDTIKFVRSTSFVLDDGREVIDIVFLCEFDGGEPYAKSPDEVDSVYWMSADEIFSHPKSPIWLKESLQAAEAIRK; encoded by the coding sequence ATGTTCTATGTAAATGTAGAAGGGGCTGTATTTAAAGAGGATAAGTGGCTGGTGATTGGACGCAGTTTGAAGGAAGAGCACGCAGGCGGCATGCTTTCTCTTGTTGGCGGCACAGTAGATCATGAGGGTAATTCCAAGGATATTTTGGAAAGAACCTTAAAAAGAGAGCTGGATGAAGAAGTAGGGATAACAATTAAGGACACAATAAAATTTGTCAGAAGCACATCGTTTGTTTTAGATGATGGAAGAGAAGTGATTGATATTGTTTTTCTATGTGAATTTGATGGCGGTGAACCTTATGCAAAAAGCCCTGATGAAGTTGACTCCGTCTATTGGATGTCTGCTGATGAAATTTTTTCTCATCCCAAATCGCCAATCTGGTTAAAAGAAAGTTTACAAGCAGCTGAGGCCATAAGAAAATAG
- a CDS encoding sporulation protein, translated as MILRKYMSLLGIGSAQIDLILEKEIYRPGESVSGYFLIKGGTIEQQIKRIDCNLVMKDQILDKETVIDTVAILSTSLIESEKLNKIGFTFQLPDSLAASTDKISYQFVTWLTFNKGVESRDLDIIQIVQ; from the coding sequence ATGATACTGAGAAAATACATGTCACTATTAGGAATAGGTTCAGCTCAAATCGATTTAATTCTTGAAAAGGAAATCTATCGGCCGGGAGAGTCAGTCAGCGGATATTTTTTAATTAAAGGAGGTACAATCGAACAGCAAATTAAGCGCATTGACTGTAATTTGGTCATGAAGGATCAAATCTTGGATAAAGAGACAGTCATCGATACAGTTGCTATTTTATCTACATCCCTGATCGAATCAGAGAAACTGAATAAAATCGGCTTTACTTTTCAGCTTCCTGATTCTCTAGCAGCTTCAACAGATAAAATATCGTATCAGTTCGTTACATGGCTCACCTTTAATAAAGGGGTAGAAAGCCGTGACTTGGATATCATTCAAATTGTTCAGTAA
- a CDS encoding GyrI-like domain-containing protein: MELVSKPSFNVIGKKVSCTWDKLGIEMPEAWKEVILRKNEIKNRISPYILDVCLHVKNGEFTQLIGCEVSELADIPTGFDGKLIPEQKYVYTKHTGSVMEIATAFGEMIEWAKENNLTIDPEDFKIQFTPEENEAEGYDLYFKVL, translated from the coding sequence ATGGAACTAGTAAGCAAGCCCTCTTTCAATGTGATCGGAAAGAAAGTAAGTTGCACCTGGGATAAGCTAGGCATTGAGATGCCCGAAGCTTGGAAGGAAGTTATACTAAGAAAAAACGAAATAAAAAATCGCATATCACCCTATATTCTCGATGTTTGCCTCCATGTGAAAAATGGAGAATTCACTCAATTAATAGGCTGTGAAGTATCTGAACTTGCTGATATACCAACTGGTTTTGACGGGAAGTTAATACCTGAACAAAAATATGTTTATACAAAACATACCGGTTCAGTAATGGAAATAGCCACTGCATTTGGTGAAATGATTGAATGGGCAAAAGAAAACAATCTAACCATAGACCCTGAAGATTTTAAAATCCAGTTTACCCCTGAAGAAAATGAAGCTGAGGGTTACGATTTATATTTTAAGGTACTGTAG
- a CDS encoding HAD-IIIA family hydrolase: MKLQAVFLDRDGTIGGSDQVEYPGEMVLYPYTLNAIKVLKDSGIAVYSFTNQPGIANGVVQDKDFEAELTTFGFDGNYICPHKHDKGCKCRKPSAGMLIQASVEKNLDLRRCAVIGDRWTDLMAANEVGAIKIIVKTGAGEAAISKYIKNEYHGSWATVTPDYIAEDLSAAVNWLLNLRGEI, from the coding sequence ATGAAACTTCAAGCTGTTTTTTTAGACAGAGATGGAACAATCGGGGGAAGTGACCAGGTTGAATATCCAGGAGAGATGGTTCTATATCCGTATACGTTAAATGCAATAAAAGTATTAAAGGATTCTGGAATAGCTGTTTACAGTTTTACTAATCAACCTGGAATAGCAAACGGAGTTGTACAGGATAAAGATTTTGAGGCAGAACTTACTACATTTGGCTTTGATGGAAATTATATATGTCCCCATAAACATGATAAAGGGTGTAAATGCAGAAAACCTTCTGCTGGAATGCTCATTCAAGCATCAGTTGAAAAAAATCTAGATCTTCGACGCTGTGCAGTAATTGGTGATAGATGGACAGATTTAATGGCTGCAAATGAAGTGGGTGCCATTAAGATTATAGTTAAAACTGGTGCTGGAGAAGCAGCCATTTCAAAATACATTAAAAATGAATACCATGGGAGTTGGGCTACCGTAACTCCAGACTATATCGCTGAGGATTTAAGCGCAGCTGTCAATTGGCTGCTAAATTTGCGAGGTGAAATATGA
- a CDS encoding ABC transporter ATP-binding protein — protein sequence MKKIVVDNLKYKYPFSEALALDGLSFEIVQGEFIGVIGANSAGKSTLCQSIVGLVPHFYKGAYGGKVLVAGHEVKKHSIADLSLKAGIVFQNPFTQVTGSKMTVYEEIAFGLENLGVKRTEMVERIDYVMELLNIAQFKDRNPFDLSGGQMQRMAIASIIAMKPEIIVMDEPTSQLDPEGSEEVFRAIQSLSREGITVVMAEHKMEKVAQYCNRVMLLQNGRLIDFDKPDKVFSRDDLEDYGVSPPVYTRVCKALGIKKAGTPYYPVTLEEAEEALGARRI from the coding sequence TTGAAAAAAATCGTCGTTGATAACCTGAAATACAAATATCCTTTTTCCGAAGCGCTTGCCCTGGATGGCTTGTCATTTGAGATTGTGCAGGGAGAATTTATAGGTGTGATTGGGGCAAATTCAGCAGGGAAATCAACCCTGTGCCAATCGATTGTCGGACTTGTTCCCCATTTTTATAAAGGTGCATACGGAGGTAAAGTACTCGTAGCTGGCCACGAGGTGAAAAAGCATTCTATTGCGGATTTGTCGTTGAAGGCGGGCATTGTTTTTCAAAATCCGTTTACACAGGTGACGGGTTCCAAAATGACAGTTTATGAGGAAATTGCGTTTGGCCTTGAGAATCTGGGTGTGAAGCGAACCGAGATGGTTGAACGCATTGACTATGTGATGGAGCTCTTAAATATTGCCCAATTCAAAGACCGCAACCCTTTTGATCTGTCTGGCGGGCAAATGCAACGAATGGCGATTGCGAGTATCATTGCGATGAAGCCTGAAATCATCGTAATGGATGAACCTACTTCCCAGCTTGACCCGGAAGGATCCGAGGAGGTTTTTCGTGCCATACAGAGCTTGAGCCGGGAGGGGATTACTGTCGTCATGGCTGAGCATAAAATGGAGAAGGTCGCCCAGTATTGCAATCGGGTCATGCTGCTGCAAAACGGCAGATTGATAGATTTTGATAAGCCGGACAAGGTTTTTTCCAGAGATGATCTTGAGGATTATGGAGTGTCACCACCTGTTTATACGAGAGTTTGCAAAGCCCTTGGTATAAAAAAAGCAGGCACACCATATTATCCAGTTACATTAGAGGAAGCGGAAGAAGCATTGGGGGCGAGAAGGATATGA